Proteins from a genomic interval of Desulfofustis limnaeus:
- the dprA gene encoding DNA-processing protein DprA: MEETGDWLRLSLVPGLGPAGFWLLFNRFGSPKAALAATSDQWRQVTGLRAAQVQALGQADALSTAAERELQRLAQSGDRIVLYCQDEYPDLLRHITHPPPLLYVRGSLDLLKIPSVAVVGSRAATSYGRRTAYRLAKELAARGVVVLSGLAQGIDAQAHAGCLDINGDTIAVLGCGLDVVYPRINAPLYRRIAAAGLLISEYPSATKPDAFRFPARNRIIAGLSRGVVVVEAARRSGSLITVQHALEAGREVFAVPGQIDSAKSAGCHWLLQQGAQVVTGVEDILDGLGLSSVIDPVGPGQPAHSTPPDPAAAELLDLVEPYPLSREELLERSGLSPARFAELLVLLELDGCIEVLPGDRLCRITGAGREPA, translated from the coding sequence ATGGAAGAAACCGGAGACTGGTTGCGATTGAGCCTGGTTCCTGGGTTGGGGCCAGCTGGGTTCTGGTTGTTGTTCAATCGTTTCGGCTCACCAAAAGCGGCTTTAGCGGCAACGTCCGATCAGTGGCGACAGGTTACCGGGTTACGTGCGGCTCAGGTGCAGGCCCTGGGCCAAGCCGACGCGCTGTCGACGGCAGCGGAAAGGGAATTGCAGCGGCTGGCGCAGAGTGGCGATCGGATCGTGCTTTATTGTCAGGATGAATATCCCGATCTGCTGCGACACATTACCCACCCCCCTCCGCTTCTGTATGTTCGCGGGAGTCTCGATCTTCTTAAGATACCGTCTGTGGCGGTGGTCGGTTCGCGTGCCGCGACAAGTTATGGCCGGAGAACCGCCTACCGGCTGGCAAAGGAACTGGCCGCACGAGGCGTCGTCGTGCTTTCCGGGTTGGCCCAGGGCATCGACGCCCAGGCCCATGCCGGTTGCCTGGACATCAATGGCGATACCATCGCGGTTCTTGGCTGTGGACTCGATGTCGTATATCCCCGGATCAATGCCCCGTTGTATCGTCGGATCGCCGCTGCCGGACTGTTGATCAGCGAATACCCGTCAGCCACGAAACCTGACGCCTTCAGGTTTCCGGCCCGTAACCGGATCATAGCAGGATTGAGTCGCGGTGTTGTGGTCGTCGAGGCGGCACGTCGGTCGGGCAGCCTGATTACCGTGCAGCATGCTCTCGAGGCGGGGCGAGAGGTGTTCGCCGTACCGGGACAGATAGACTCAGCCAAGAGCGCCGGTTGCCATTGGCTGTTGCAGCAGGGGGCACAGGTGGTAACCGGCGTCGAGGATATTCTGGATGGGTTGGGGCTCAGTTCGGTGATCGATCCGGTGGGGCCGGGACAACCGGCGCATTCAACCCCGCCGGACCCTGCGGCAGCCGAGCTGCTCGATCTTGTCGAGCCCTATCCGCTGTCGCGTGAGGAGTTGCTGGAACGTTCCGGGCTCAGCCCGGCCCGTTTCGCCGAGCTGCTTGTGCTGC